The genomic interval CGATGGTGGGCTGGGCAGCCTGGATGGGTATCGCGTATGTCACCAACCGCAGCCAGATTGCCGGTGCGAATACCCAGGCCGCACTTGCTGCCCGACAGAATCAGCCGCTGGAACAGCGCCTGCACGCGCTGTCTGAACTCCAGAAAACGCTGGCCCGCCTGCAGTACCGCTCTGAGCATGGTGTGCCATGGTATGAGCAGGCCGGGCTGAGCCAGAATAATACCCTGCTGGCCGTGCTCTGGCCACGCTATCAGGACAGCGCACTGCCGCTGTTGCGGGATGCTTCTGCAAACCATCTGCAAAAACAGATTGATGCCTTTAATGGGCTGCCGCCGGGCAGCCCGCTGCGTGAACAGATGGCAAAGACTACCTATGACCAGCTCAAACTCTACCTGATGCTGGCGCGTCCGGAACATATGGACGCCGCCTGGTTTAGTCCGGCGCTGCTGCACGACTGGCCAAAACGTGATGGCGTGAAAGACGGTGTCTGGCAGGGCGTGGCACCATCACTGCTGTCGTTCTATGGCGCACAGTTGGTTGCGCACCCTGAGTGGAAGCTTCGTGCTGATGAAAACATGGTCAGCCAGGCGCGCTCCCTGCTGGTTCGCCTGATGGGGGTGCGTAACAGTGAATCGACCCTGTACCAGAAGATGCTCTCTCAGGTGGCGCACCTGTATGTCGATATGCGTCTTGAAGATATGACCGGTGATACCGATGCTGCCCGCCTGTTCAGCACCACCGAAATTGTACCTGGCATGTTTACCCGCCAGGCCTGGGAGCAGGCCGTTCAGCCCGCCATCGAGAAGGTGGTGAAGGCGCGCCGGGACGAGCTCGACTGGGTACTGACTGACAACAAGCGTCCGGTCAATAAACAGGATGAAACCTCGCCGGAAGCTCTGAAAAAACGCCTGACGGAGCGTTACTTTGCAGATTTCGGCGGGGCATGGCTGGCGTTTCTCAACAGCCTGCGCTGGAACCCGGCCGCCACACTGTCGGACTCTATTGACCAGCTGACCCTGATGGCCGATGTGCGGCAGTCACCTCTGGTGGCGCTGATGAACACCCTGAACGTGCAGGGGCGCACCGGGCAGACTGGCGAGGCGATTTCAGATTCCCTGGTGAAATCAGCCAAAAATCTGCTCGGTGGTGACAACAAGGATGCCATTGACCAGAGTGCCGGTGTCCATGGTCCACTGGATGCAACCTTTGGCCCGGTTCTGGCACTGATGGACAAGAATCGTACCGGTGCGCAGGAGCAAAGTTTGCAGTCATACCTGACCCGCGTGACGCAGGTGCGCCTGCGCCTGCAGCAGGTGACTAATGCTGCCGACCCTCAGGCAATGACCCAGACCATCGCCCAGACCGTATTCCAGGGCAAGGCCGTTGACCTGACCGAAACCCGCGACTACGGCAGCCTGATTGCAGCCGGTCTGGGGCAGGAATGGAGCGGTTTTGGTCGTACGATGTTTGTGAACCCGATGGAGCAGGCCTGGCAGCAGGTTCTGACCCCGGCCGCCGACAGCCTCAACGCCCAGTGGCAGCAGGCAGTGGTGAGTGAATGGAACTCCGCCTTTGGCGGACGCTATCCGTTCAACAACTCCAGCAGCGATGTGTCCCTGCCACTGCTGGCCAAATACCTCAATGCGGATTCCGGACGTATCGCCCTGTTCCTGCAGGCCCGCCTCAAAGGCGTGCTGCACAAAGAGGGCAACCACTGGGTACCTGACAGCATCAACTCGCAGGGCCTCACCTTTAACCCGGCATTCCTCAACGCCATTAACACCCTGAGTCACATCTCGGATGTGGCCTTCACCGAAGGCAATGCTGGCATGAACTTCGAACTGCGCCCGGGCACCGCCGATGGAGTGATGCAGACCGATATGATTATCGACAGCCAGAAGCTGACCTATGTAAACCAGATGCCGGCATGGAAGCGGTTCACCTGGCCTGCTGATACTGAAGCCCCGGGGGCCAACCTGAGCTGGATTAGCACGCAGGCCGGGACCCGTCAGTACGCCGATATTCCGGGTAGCTGGGGGCTGATTCGCCTGCTCGATAAAGCCAGCGTGAAAGCGTATCCGGGTGTGGGTAGTAGCTACAGCCTGAGCTGGAAAGCCCAGGACGGTCGCTTACTCAATTACACCCTGCGTACCGAAGCGGGAGAAGGTCCGCTGGCGCTGCTGAAACTGCGTAATTTCCGTCTGCCGGAAACCATCTTCAGCACCACCGAAGTTGAACCGTCAGACCAGGTCGCCAGTGCGAACAGTGATGCAGAGGAGGTCTACTGATGAGCACGCTCAATGCCTTACTCAGTGCCTGCCAGACAGAACAGGAACCATTACTTGTAGCAACCCGTGAGCGTGTGGCGCAGTGGGACAGCTGGTTGCAGCCGCTGTCCGGGCAATCGTCCGCTGGCGAAGATCCGGGCTATGACGATGACTTCCAGCAGATGCGCGAAGAGGTCAACAAACTCTCCGGAGCGGATACCGAACTCATCTGCCGGCTGGCAGAGAAGTTGCTGACCACGACCGCCAAAGATATCCGTGTGGCGACTTACTACTGCTGGGCGAAGCTGCACCGCGAAGGTGAGCAGGGGCTGGCCGAAGGACTCGAGTTGCTGGCTGGTCTGCTGGAGCGCTTTGGTACACAGTTGCACCCGCAGCGTGACCGCAGCCGTAAGGCAGCGATGGAATGGCTGGCCGGGTCGCGTATGACCGACTCGCTTTCCCTGTATCCGGAAGTGGTCAGGATCGATGCGATGCGGACCACCGGGGCACTGCTGCTGATAGCACAGCTTATTGAGAATGAGCCGGCTGAAACCCGTCCCGAACTCAATGCGCTTTACAGCGCGCTGGAAAGTCGTCTCCAGAAAGCGGGAGGCGTGGATGCGGTGGTACCGCAGAATGCCAGTACCAGCGAAACCCCTTCGGCTGCCAGTCACAGCGATGCCCCGGCCATCGGGCGGATCACCTCTGGTCAGGATTTGCTGGCCCAGGCCCGCACCCTCACCGAATATTTGCGCGAGCAGCCAGATGGCTGGCTGTCAGCACACCATCTGATGAAGAGCCTGCGTCACGACACCCTGCGGGCCATCCCGGCCCCGGATGCGCAGGGGCGTACACGCATCGAGCCGCCAAGAGCGGATCAACGCGCGTTACTCAAACGTCTCTACCTGCAGCAGAACTGGGCTGAAATGCTGGAAACGGCCGACAGCACATTTTCCCGCGGTGCCAATCATCTGTGGCTGGATTTGCAGTGGTATATCCACCAGGCGTTGACGAAATCCGGTCAGGAGACGCTGGCCGACATTGTTGTCGCTGACCTGAAAGGGCTGCTGACCCGCCTGTCCGGACTGGAGACTCTGGCGTTCAGTGACGGTACCCCCTTTGCGGATGAAGTGACGCTGAACTGGATCCAGCAGAGCGTGCTTGATACCACTGGTGGGTGGGACAAAGATACGCCATCAGCCCCGGCCACCGCTGGTAACGATGACATTCTGGCGCTGGAGCCGGAAGCGGTAGCGCTGGCGGACAGTGAAGGTCTGGATACGGCGCTGAACTGGTTGCAGAGCCGTCCCGGTATCACGACGACACGTCAGCGTTGGCTGTTGCATCTGCTAATGGGACGTATCGCGGAGCAGTACGGAAAGAATGAGCTAGCGATGCATTTGTTTGCCGAACTGGGAGAGCGTGCCGGAAAGGTGATGCTGAGCGACTGGGAGCCAGAGCTGTTGTTTGAGGTACAGGCCCGTCATCTGAAACTGCTCAGACTGAAAGCCGCTCGCAGTGAGGCTGACAAGGTGCGCCTGAATCCACTGATGGAACAGTTGCTGGCTGGACTGATTGCGGTGGATCCGGTTCGTGCTTCTGTTTTGTGCGCGTAATTTATTTTAATAAGACTAATGAGGAAATAATGAGCAAAAAATATTTGGCTGTAATGCTATTTTTATCAACCGTGATATTAAGTGGGTGTACTTCAATTCTTTGGGCCTTGAATAATCCAAATGATAATCGCAGACATTCTGAACGAGTTGAAGCATATAGTGATGAAATCCAGTCTGCTTTTGAATACAAAAATGTCAATCTGAATACTAAGTCACTCTCAGGAGAAACAGGAAGTATTGAGCTTCCATCTGAAGGTGTCGGTTTTATTGGTAAGAAAAATGTGTATTTTGTCACTCAGAATGGCAATGCTTTGCTATCACTCAATAAACTGATGAAAGATATTCCGCTTAAGGCAATCGGAAACAGTAAGTATATAGATATTAGTCTTGTCAGCGATTATCAGGGTTATGGTAACGCCGGATTTAATCAGTTCATTCATGTAAAAACTCGGCAACCTGCATCATTATTAACGGTTAAAGAAAGAACCCAGCTTACGGATGCCTCTTTTCAATTAAAAGACGGATTCTATCAACGGTCTGTCGAGATCAAAGGTGTGATTATCAATAAGTCAAGATTCGGAGGAGTTATACCGGATGAAGCATCTCTCAATGACAGCTATCAGGTTCGTTTTTATAAATACACATCCAGTGCAGGTATGGACGGAGGGACGCTTGCATTCAATGTATTGATGACCCCAGTCACTCTGACCGGAGATATCCTGCTGCTTCCTTTATATCTCCTAATGATGATAAACGGATGATATACCACATCTCATTATGGATTACGTTAACAATTACATTGCATGTCTAATTAGAGGGGTTTATGCCGGAGAGTCTTTGGCGTTGCTACTGGTCTGCGTGGAAAAAGAGTTTTATATATCAAGGGGTGGCTACCCGGCAGGAGTTTTGGTCATTTATTATCATCAACCTGATTGTTTTCTTTTTGATCGGTGTAGGGAGCTATTTCCTGCTCGTTGATGTCATGGCGGATAAAACCAGTGCCGGAGGCATGGCATTAGTTTGGGCCTATTTTATTTATCTTCCTTTGCGCACATTTGGACCTTTGATTTTACTCTTTCCTTTTCTTGCGCTTGGTGTACGTCGCATGCACGATACTGGAAAGTCAGGATGGTGGTTTGGGGGCCTGATGCTCCTGGAGATTTTTATTTTACCAATGTCAGCTGTCCTGATGTATTACGTCCTCAGGCATTTTCTGGATGAGGTTTCAAGCCAGCAGGTAGTTAAAAGTTTCAACATAAGTGCCAGCATTATGGTCGCTTTTGCCTTGGTCTGGTTATGTTGTAAACCAACAAAAATAAAATACCCGACCTCATATTCTGATTCGATAAATTAATTACCCGGGATTTATTTTTATGGAAGATTTGACCCTGCGTTATTACGACGCGGAAATGCGCTACCTGCGTGAAGCCGCCAAAGAGTTCGCGCAAACCCATCCCGATCGCGCAGCGATGCTCGACCTGGATAAGGCCGGCACACCTGACCCGTATGTCGAGCGCCTGTTTGAAGGCTTTGCTTTTTCGATGGGACGGCTGCGGGAGAAGATTGACGACGACCTGCCGGAACTGACCGAAGGGCTGGTCAGTATGCTCTGGCCACATTACCTGCGGACCATTCCGTCACTCTCGGTAGTGGCATTCACGCCTGCGCTTCAGGCCGTGAAGATGGCAGAAGTGATGCCCGCGGGACTGGAAGTGTACTCCCGCCCGGTGGGGCCGAAAAACACGGTCTGCCGCTACCGCACCACCCGCGATGTGATGCTCAACCCGCTGAATATCTCTGGGGTGACCATGACCACTGAGCCGGACGGGCGCTCGTTGCTGCGGATGCGTTTTGCCTGCAGCACCCAGGCGGACTGGTCCCATGCGGACCTCAGCCACCTGAGTCTCTATCTCGGCGCAGATGCGCCAGTCAGCAGCCAGCTGCACCTGATGCTGACCAAACGGCAGGCTGCCCTGTATATGCGTCTGCCCGGGCAAACCGACCGTATTCGCCTCGACGGGTACTTCTCGCCAGGAGGATTTGCCGAAGAGGACGGGCTGTGGCCGAAGGGCGATACTGCCTTCAGCGGCTACCAGTTGCTGCTGGAATATTTCACCTTCCGCGACAAGTTTATGTTCGTCCACCTCAATGGCTTGGACGGGATTAAGCCACCTGCGGGAGCCGGGTATTTTGATATTGAAGTGGTGTTCAGCACGCCATGGCCATCTGACCTGCCGGTCACCGATGACGCGGTTCGTCTGCACTGCGTGCCGGTGATTAACCTGTTTACGCTGGAGGCTGACCCGCTCACCATTACCGGGCTTGAAAGTGAGTACCTGCTGCGTCCTAAACGTCTGCAGGACGGGCATACCGAGATTTATTCGGTGGATTCGGTCACCGGTTCAAACCGCACCAGTGATGCCGAGTATGTGCCGTTCAGCAGCTTCCGCCACAAGGGCGGGATGATGCGCCGTCATGCACCACCCCGTTACTACCACACCCGCGTGAAGCGCAGCGTGACCGGGCTGTATGACACCTGGCTTATCCTTGGTGGGCACCAGTGGGAAGATGACCGCCTGTTTGAGCGTGAAGCTGTCTCGCTGCAAATCACCGGCACCAATGGTCAGTTACCACGCCGGGCATTACAGAGCACGCTGCTTGACCGCTGTGAGCAGGTGGTCAGTACACAACTTTCAGTGCGCAACCTCTGCAAACCAACGCTGCCAGTCTATCCGCCTTCCGAAGACCGTTTCCACTGG from Enterobacter sp. JBIWA008 carries:
- the tssF gene encoding type VI secretion system baseplate subunit TssF, translating into MEDLTLRYYDAEMRYLREAAKEFAQTHPDRAAMLDLDKAGTPDPYVERLFEGFAFSMGRLREKIDDDLPELTEGLVSMLWPHYLRTIPSLSVVAFTPALQAVKMAEVMPAGLEVYSRPVGPKNTVCRYRTTRDVMLNPLNISGVTMTTEPDGRSLLRMRFACSTQADWSHADLSHLSLYLGADAPVSSQLHLMLTKRQAALYMRLPGQTDRIRLDGYFSPGGFAEEDGLWPKGDTAFSGYQLLLEYFTFRDKFMFVHLNGLDGIKPPAGAGYFDIEVVFSTPWPSDLPVTDDAVRLHCVPVINLFTLEADPLTITGLESEYLLRPKRLQDGHTEIYSVDSVTGSNRTSDAEYVPFSSFRHKGGMMRRHAPPRYYHTRVKRSVTGLYDTWLILGGHQWEDDRLFEREAVSLQITGTNGQLPRRALQSTLLDRCEQVVSTQLSVRNLCKPTLPVYPPSEDRFHWRVLSHLGSGFLNMMSTAEVLRGTLALYNWQEDELNTRRLEAIQQVEHHRLQRFEQGYLLRGLDIEVTLDSNGFTGEGDIHLFGEMLNRFLALYADMNQFNQLTLIVQPEGKCIRWKENHSPRLPG
- a CDS encoding DUF805 domain-containing protein, coding for MPESLWRCYWSAWKKSFIYQGVATRQEFWSFIIINLIVFFLIGVGSYFLLVDVMADKTSAGGMALVWAYFIYLPLRTFGPLILLFPFLALGVRRMHDTGKSGWWFGGLMLLEIFILPMSAVLMYYVLRHFLDEVSSQQVVKSFNISASIMVAFALVWLCCKPTKIKYPTSYSDSIN
- a CDS encoding ImcF-related family protein yields the protein MKAVEDTVWRGNWGRFGLTIIITAVVAWLIWNYGDKVGLDTRGLKWLGFAGAMILVLFIRHGGIVRQAIQERWHRFQAKRKNVLPADEGRVKQTAPRNVTVDSIRDAMRNLYGRRWGRKIRVLLITGTASEVEQLTPGLTAQLWQEDRGTLLLWGGDLNTPADSAWLTALRKLRRRPVDGLVWVTSAFDQLSAPGLEPPLPVPSESTMDSLSHAISARMEALGWQLPLYVWSLHPRAGKPEGRITQATGCLLPAGCRPEGLAEQLSALTPDLTSQGLQQTCGEVKHNFLLTLADQLIREPESVTAPLAVMLNPYRPLPLAGVVFSQPSAGAERAVTHHWGMDKRWDVLPESVRTLPAGLRPRKPGIPWRKVFVSVAALTMVGWAAWMGIAYVTNRSQIAGANTQAALAARQNQPLEQRLHALSELQKTLARLQYRSEHGVPWYEQAGLSQNNTLLAVLWPRYQDSALPLLRDASANHLQKQIDAFNGLPPGSPLREQMAKTTYDQLKLYLMLARPEHMDAAWFSPALLHDWPKRDGVKDGVWQGVAPSLLSFYGAQLVAHPEWKLRADENMVSQARSLLVRLMGVRNSESTLYQKMLSQVAHLYVDMRLEDMTGDTDAARLFSTTEIVPGMFTRQAWEQAVQPAIEKVVKARRDELDWVLTDNKRPVNKQDETSPEALKKRLTERYFADFGGAWLAFLNSLRWNPAATLSDSIDQLTLMADVRQSPLVALMNTLNVQGRTGQTGEAISDSLVKSAKNLLGGDNKDAIDQSAGVHGPLDATFGPVLALMDKNRTGAQEQSLQSYLTRVTQVRLRLQQVTNAADPQAMTQTIAQTVFQGKAVDLTETRDYGSLIAAGLGQEWSGFGRTMFVNPMEQAWQQVLTPAADSLNAQWQQAVVSEWNSAFGGRYPFNNSSSDVSLPLLAKYLNADSGRIALFLQARLKGVLHKEGNHWVPDSINSQGLTFNPAFLNAINTLSHISDVAFTEGNAGMNFELRPGTADGVMQTDMIIDSQKLTYVNQMPAWKRFTWPADTEAPGANLSWISTQAGTRQYADIPGSWGLIRLLDKASVKAYPGVGSSYSLSWKAQDGRLLNYTLRTEAGEGPLALLKLRNFRLPETIFSTTEVEPSDQVASANSDAEEVY
- the tssA gene encoding type VI secretion system protein TssA gives rise to the protein MSTLNALLSACQTEQEPLLVATRERVAQWDSWLQPLSGQSSAGEDPGYDDDFQQMREEVNKLSGADTELICRLAEKLLTTTAKDIRVATYYCWAKLHREGEQGLAEGLELLAGLLERFGTQLHPQRDRSRKAAMEWLAGSRMTDSLSLYPEVVRIDAMRTTGALLLIAQLIENEPAETRPELNALYSALESRLQKAGGVDAVVPQNASTSETPSAASHSDAPAIGRITSGQDLLAQARTLTEYLREQPDGWLSAHHLMKSLRHDTLRAIPAPDAQGRTRIEPPRADQRALLKRLYLQQNWAEMLETADSTFSRGANHLWLDLQWYIHQALTKSGQETLADIVVADLKGLLTRLSGLETLAFSDGTPFADEVTLNWIQQSVLDTTGGWDKDTPSAPATAGNDDILALEPEAVALADSEGLDTALNWLQSRPGITTTRQRWLLHLLMGRIAEQYGKNELAMHLFAELGERAGKVMLSDWEPELLFEVQARHLKLLRLKAARSEADKVRLNPLMEQLLAGLIAVDPVRASVLCA